The Sphingomonas sp. NBWT7 nucleotide sequence GGCGCCTGCGGTGGCAACGAGTGATGCTGCCGCCGGTGACGCGCCACCGACGCTCGTCGCGGCGAGCGCGAGCAGCGCGGTGGTGGCGGTCGCGGCTGATGCAGTGGTGGTGCCTGCGGTTGTCTCGGCGCCGATAGTGCCGGCGCTGGCGGAAGCGGTCTATTCGGCGCCGACCTCGCTTGCCGCGACGACGGGCGGGCTCGTGACGGGGTCGATCGGCGGCGACATCACCGTTGCCGCGGCGGCAACCAAGCAGGCGGTCGAGGCGACCGTGACGACGACCAAGGTCGTCGAATCGGCGGCGACCATCATCGCGGCGCAGGCCGTATCAACCGGCGCGAGCGAGGCGGCGCAGAAAGCGGAGGCCAACGCCGGCGCGGCGGCCAAGGCGAAGGCCGAGAGCGAGCGGGTGGCTCAAGTCGCGGCGGCCGAGGCGACGGCCGCGAGCGAGAAAGCTGCAGCCGCGCAGGTTGCGCAGGAGCAGAGCGCGGCGACGAAGCTCGCTGCAGACACGGCGGCGGCGGATGCCGCGCGCGCGGCGGCGGCGGCGAACCAGCAGGCGGCCGCGGCCGACGCCGAGCGTCAGGCCCGCGTTGCTGCAGAAACACAGGCACGCCAGGAGGCTGCGGCAGCGGCGACGGCGGCGGCCGAGGCGAAGCGCGCAGGCGACGCGGCGGCGGCGGCGGAGACGGCACGTGCCGCGGCGGCGAGTGCGGCGGCTGCCGACAGTGTAGCCGCCGCTGAGCGGGCCGCGCGTGAAGCGGAAACGGTCGAGGCCGACCTCGTTCGGCAGCGGGCGCACAAGACCGCGATCGACCAAATCGCGCAGGATGCCGCAGCCGCAGCAGCAAAGGCGGCAGCCGAAGCCGAGCGTACGAACGATCCCGCGACGCGCGCCGCCGCCGACAAGGCAGCGCGCGATGCGGCGAAGGCAGCCGAGGACGCTGCACGGCAAGCGGAGCGGGCCGACAAGGCAGCGCGCGACAAGGGCGCGAAAGATGCGGAGAAGGCGGCTGCGGAAGCGGCAGCGCGCGCGGCCAAGGATGCCGAAAAAGCCGCACGCGATGGGGCCGACAAGGCGGCTGCGGATGCGGCGAGGGAGGCGGACAAGGCCGCGAAGGACGCCGAGAAGGCTGCCGAGAGGGCCGCCAAGGCAGCCGAAGATGCCGCGCGGGCAGACGTCGACAAGTCGGCGAAGGAAGCCGAGAAGGCGGCTCGCGACGCGGCATCGGAGAAGGCGACGAAGGAGGCCGAGAAGGCCGCGAAGGAGACCGACAAGGCAGCGCAGGACAAGGCTGCGCGAGACGCGGAGAAGGCCGTCAAGGATGCCGAGAAGGCGGCGGCGAAAGCAGCCGACGATGCCGCGAAGGAGGCCGAGCGCGTTGCCAGGGATGCGCAGAAGGCCGCCGAGGAAGCGGCAAAGGCCTCGAGCAAGGATGCCGAAAAGGCCGCCAAGGACGCCGGCAAACAGGCCGAGGAAGCGGCCAAGAAGCTCGAGGACGCGCTGAAGGACAAAAAGAAGTGAGAGGCGCCGGCGCGGTGCGTCGGCACCCGCCGCGTGTCATCGCGATCAGGCTCGATCGCTTAGACTGACCCGCACGAACGGTCGGGCGTTGCCCGGCGTGCATCGCCCTGGCTGTCGCCGACAATCGATCGCCCCGCCGCGCCGCCGATCGTGGTAGCGGCGGCGGAACGGGGGATCGGCTATTGCCGCGCTGTCGTCATGGCCTGAGCGACAGGCCGCGCAGCGCGCCCTCGCCGCGCCAGTCGGCGAGCAGCGCGTTGAAGGCGTTGATGCCGGGGGCGTAGGTCTGCCCGGCCTGTCCGCCGCTGACGTCGCCTTCGTTGTTGTAATAGCCCGGCGTGCAGCTTTCCAGATAGGCGCGGTTGACGACCGACAGCTTCTTGATCGTCGATACCCAGCCGTCCTGCGCCTCGGGTGTCGGCTCCACCTCGCTGACGCCGCGCGCCTTCGCCTCGGCGATGATATAGGCGATATGCTGCGCCTGATCGTCGAACATCGCGGTCATGTTCACCGACAGGCCGTTCTGCGACACGCCGATGTAGAACCAGTTGGGAAAGCCGTGGCTGGCGAAGCCGTGCAGCGTCTTATACCCGTCGGCCCAGTAATCGTGCAGCTTCTGCCCGCCGCGACCCTTGATGTCGAAGCCGACGCGCCGCTTGAACGAGGTCGTGATCTCGAAGCCTGAGGCGTAGACGATGCAATCGACCTCATATTCGCGACCGTTGGCGACGAGCCCCTTGGGCGTGATCCGCTCGACGCCCTTGCTCTCGCTGACATCGACGAGCTTGACGTTGGGGCGGTTGAAGGTCGGCAGATATTCGTCGTTGAAGGTCGGCCGCTTGCAGAACTGGCGGTACCACGGCTTGAGCTTTTCCGCAGTCTCCTTGTCGGCGACCGTCTCGTCGACGCGCTGGCGGATCGCGTTCATCTTGCGGAAGTCGGCGAGTTCGGCGTGCGCCATCGCGGCTTCGGGGCCGATCGTCTTGGCGTTGCGGACGACGAAGGACTGCACTTCGCGGAAGATCGACGTCCAATTGTCGTTCACCAGATCGTCGTCGAACGGGCGCCCTTCGATGATGTCGGCGAAATTATGCCGGCGCGCGCGCTGCCAGCCGGGCTGAAGTGTCTTTGCCCATTCGGGATCGGTCGGCTTGTTGCTGCGCGTGTCGACCGATGACGGCGTGCGCTGGAACACGTAGAGCTTCTTGGCGTGGCGGCCGAGCGCCGGGATGCACTGAATCGCGGTCGCGCCGGTGCCGATGATCGCCACCGTCTTGTCTTCGAGCTTCCACAGGTTGCCGGTCGTGTCGCCGCCGGTATAGCCGTAATCCCAGCGGCTGGTGTGGAAGCTGTGCCCTTCGAAGCTGTCGATGCCGGGGATACCGGGCAGCTTCGCGCGGCTCGCCGTGCCCAGCGCCGAGACGACGAAGCGCGCGCGCATCGCATCGCCGCGGTTGGTGCGGATGATCCAGCAGCGCTCCGTATCGTCCCACGCGAGTTCCGACACGCGCGTCTGAAACAGGGTGAGATCGTAGAGGCCGTAATGCTTGCCGATCCGCTGGCAGTGTTCGTAGATCTCGGTGACGTAGGAATATTTCTCCTTCGGCAGATAGCCGAGCTCCTCGAGCAGCGGCAGGTAGCAGTAGCTTTCGATGTCGCACTGCGCGCCAGGATAGCGGTTCCAGTACCAGGTGCCGCCGAAGTCGCCGCCGGCCTCGATGATCCGCAGATCGGTGACGCCCTTTTCCTTGAGCCGCGCCGCTGCGAGCATGCCGCTGAACCCGCCGCCGATCACCGCCACTTCGACGAAATCGGTGAGCGGCGCGCGGGTGAAGCCGGGTTCGACGTAGGGATCCTCCTCCGCATAGCGTGCGAAATCGCCCGACAATTCGTGATACTGGCGGTCGGCATCGGTGCGCAGGCGCTTGTCGCGTTCCGCGCGATAGCGCGCGCGCAGCGCCTCCACGTCGAGGTCGTCGGCCGGGGCCAGGCGGTCGCTGCTCGTCATCGTCACTCTCCGCTCAATCGTGCTGTCGTTCGCCGGCGCATCACTCGGCCGCATAGGCGAGGAAATCGGGATCGTAGGCGCGCTCCGGCTCCGCGCGGACGCGCTTGTCGAGCCGGGTCACGTCCTCACCGACCAGGATGCGCCAGCGATCCGCCTTCACCCCGTCGAGGATGATCGTCGCGGCCTTGGCGGCGCTGGTCGGCGCCATCTCCTCGAAGCGCTTGGCGAGCATCGCCTGCGCCTCGTTCAGCGCCGCATCGTCCATCGTCTCGGCACCTGCGACGCCGATCGCGGCAAGGTGGCGGCGCAGCTTCTGGCGGCCGACGTCGGTGAAGCCGGTATCGCCGAGCACGCGGCGCGAGTTGAGGCCGATCGGGGTGCCGATACCGCCCGGCATGACGATCGACGCCTGGATGTGCGGGGCATAGTTGCGCAGATCGGTGATCAGCGCCTCGGTAAAGCCCTTCACCGCGAACTTCGCCGCGCTGTACGCGGTGTGCGATACGCCGGGCATCAGCGCCGCCCAGAAGCCGTTGGCGCTCGACGTGTTGACGATATGCCCCGCGTCCGCGCGCTGGAGCATGGGGAAGAAGGCGCGGCACGTGTAATAGACGCCGAACCAGCAGATCTGGAACACGCGGTCCCATTCGGCGCGATCGTCGAGGACGAAGCTGCCGCCGCCGCCGATCCCGGCGTTGTTGAACAGCAAGTGGATGCGATCGGTGTCGTGCTCGCGCGCGACCTCGGCCGCGAAGCGGATCACCTGTTCCTCTTCGCCCACGTCAGCGATGTGGCTGGTGATGCGCACGCCTTGCGGCACGCCGTCCGCAACGCACAATCGCGTCGTCTCGGCCATCGAATCGGCGAAGAGATCGCACATCGCGACGCTCGCGCCTTGCGCGACGAGCTGGCGGACGAGTTCGCGCCCCATGCCGGTGCCGCCGCCCGTCACCACCGCCAGCCTGCCGCCGAAGTCCTGCATCATCCCGCTCCTCGATCGCATGTCGCGTCTGACGAGCGGCGCCGCGTGTGCCGCACCGGCGGCGACACCGTCAGCAGGCGATCGCAACCTCACGGCCAAGCGATCGCAGACATCCCCTCATCCCTGCGCCGCAATCTATAACGCGTTTCAACTAAGTCAAATCGCTTATTAGCTCGTGTGCGGCTGTAGGAGGCTGGTTTCGAGGGGTTAGGTTCCGGCGGCGGCGGCCGGGCGCGACCGCATCTCGCCCGCCCAGCGGACGAGGTTCGCGCACTCGTCGGGTAGCGCGAACTTGATCATGCGCGCGAAATCGATCGCGGTGAAGGCGACGATATCGGCCATCGTCACGCGCTCGGCGGCAATGAAGGCGCTTTCGCCCAGCCGCCGATCGAAGAAGCGTAACGCGCGCGTTGCCGCGCCGACATTGGCCTCGGCGATCGCAGGGACCTGAGTATCGAGCGCGGCGAGCGCGGGGTGCGTGTGGCGCACCGCCATCATCAGCGGGTTGGCGAGCAGCAACTCGGTGCGGCGCGTCCACATCTCGATCACCGCGACCTCGCGCGCGTCGCGGCCGAACATATTGGGTTCGGGAAAGACGCTCTCGAGATAGCGGCAGATCGCGATCGATTCGGTGATCGTCGTGCCGTCGTCGAGCTCAAGCGCGGGCACGTTTGCAAGCCCCACGCGCGCGACATAGTCGGGCGTCTTATGTTCGCCCTTGAACACGTCGACCGAGACGATCTCGATCTCGGCCTGCTTCTCCGCCAGGAACCAGCGGACACGGCGCGGATTGGGCGCGCGCGGGCTGTCGAACAGTCTCACTGCGCCGCCCCGATCTTGTCCTGCGTCTTGGTATCGAAGTCGGCTGCGTCGTGGCGCTCGTGGAGCTGGCTCGCGGGGTCGCCCATCACGCGGTTCACCATCCGCCCGCGCTTCACCGCCGGCCGCTCGGCGATCTGATCGGTCCAGCGCTGGACGTTCTTATATTCCTCCACCTGAAGGAAGGTGCCCGCCTCGTAGACCAGCCCCTTAACGAGCGCGCCGTACCACGGCCACACCGCCATGTCGGCGATCGTATAGTCGCTGCCGCCGAGATATTCGCTCTCGCCCAGCCGCCGATCGAGCACGTCGAGCTGCCGCTTCACCTCCATCGCGAAACGATCGATCGCATATTCGATCTTGAACGGGGCATAGGCGTAGAAATGGCCGAACCCGCCGCCGAGATACGGCGCGCTGCCCATCTGCCAGAACAGCCACGACAGGCATTCCGCGCGCGCCGCCGGATCGGTGGGTACGAACGCGCCAAACTTCTCCGCGAGATAGAGCAGGATCGCGCCTGATTCGAACACGCGCACCGGCGCGGGGCCGCTGCGATCGAGCAGCGCGGGGATCTTCGAGTTTGGATTGACGTCGACGAAGCCGCTCGAGAACTGATCGCCCTCATTGATGCGGATCAGCCACGCGTCATATTCGGCGCCGCTGTATCCTGCGGCGAGCAGCTCCTCGAGCAGGACGGTCACCTTCACGCCGTTGGGCGTCGCGAGCGAGTAGAGCTGCAGCGGATGCTTGCCGACGGGCAGATCCTTGTCGTGCGTCGGCCCCGCGATCGGACGGTTGATCGCGGCGAAGCGCCCACCGCTCTCCTTGTTCCAGGACCACACGGTCGGCGGGGTGTAGCTCGGTTCGGTCATGATCTGGCTCTCCTTGGCCGCGGTGATAGACGCGCCGCAGGGAACGACCAAGTCGGATGGCCGGCGGGTGCGGACAAGCTGTCCGCGCGCTCACCTGCGTTGATCGACCAGCATCGGCGATATCTAACGGCCTTGCGGTTGCGCTTGATCATCGCCGGGGCTTTGGCTCGCGTGATCGACGCGATCAGCGGCGCGAGCGACCGGCCGAGCCGACGTTCAGCCCACCGCGCAGATCGGACGATGGCCGCGCCTAGCCGCTGATCCGCGCGGTGGCGACCGCATTATAGAACAGCTTGTCGAGCGCGGCCGAGATGTCCTGGTTGGTCGTCACCTTAGTGTAGAGGCCTTCGGAGGCGCACGCCTGGAGCGCCGGCTCGATCGTGTGGAGATGCGGAGCGACGTTCGTCTGCGACCAGGGATCGTCGGTCAGCGCCTGGGCGAGATATTCGGTGTAGAGGATCGCGATGCGGATGCGGCGGTTCTTGATCGCGGTGCACCGCGTCGCGTCGAAGGCGATTTCGGGCACATTATTTACGCGATATTCGTCCTTCATCCCGTCGGTGATGATGAACAGCACGCCCTGCGGGGCAGCCCCGTTCAGTCCGGTTCCGGGGTTGCTCATCGCGGCGTTGGCGCGATCGGTCGCGTCGTCGCTCGCGCTGTCGCGATCGTTGAAGCCGACTTCGGTCGCCGCGCATGCCTCCGTCGGGCATCCGTTGCGGTAGAATAGCGATGGCGTCATGTTGACCGTCTTGGTCGCCGCCGTGTCGAGATCCGACGTCATCGGCTGCAATGTCGTATAGCCGCCTGCGCCGCGGAAGGTGGCGATCGCCATACGGTAGCGCGCACCATTCTTGCTCGACACCGATTTCGCACTGGTGGCGAGGCGGGAGATCGCCGTGCCCGCCTCGTCGATGCGCAGCTTGAGATTGTACGATTTCGCGACGCCGTAGAGATCGGTCATGTTGCCGTTCGCGTCGCGCCCCTTAGTGCTGTCGTTGACCGAATGGCAGGCGAACTGGCAGTTTTTTGGGTTGCTTTGTCCGACGAGCTGCAGGCCTTCCGACGTTACCGGCAGTGCCATCGAGCCCGAGACGTCGGCGAGCATGTAGAAATCGATGTTCGGCGCGGTCGCGTTGGTGGTGACCGACGTGCCGCCGATGTCGAGCGTGTTGACGCCGAGGATCTTGGCGAAGGTGTTGCGCGACGTGCCGCGATAGGTGACGGTTGCGGTGCGGCGCCCGCTCGCGTCGGTCGGCGCGGTGACGGTGATCGCGGTAATCGTCACGCCGGCCGCGGCGAGGATCGGTGACGACTGCACCTGGAACATCTGCTGCGCATAGCCCGCGGCGGCGGCATCCGGCTGGGTCAGGATCAACTTGCTGACCGCGACGAGCGCTGCCGCATCGGCGACCGCGTTGAGCTTCGTCTGCGATTTCATCGCGCGCGCGTAATCCACGCCCATGCCGATGGTGAAGCACAGCGGGATGACGGTGAAGGCAAAGATCATCAGCGTCGCGCCGCGCCGATCGCGTCGGAGCCGACGCCAGAGCCGAAGGGTCATGTCAGCAATCCCCGCAGTCGATCTTCGCGCTGTTGCGCGGCAGCATGTAGAGGCTGTCCGCCAACCGGACGACGGCGAGGTCACCGAAGAAAACGGGCGGCGTGTACCCGTAGGTGACTTCGGACAGCAGGAAATAGGTGCCGGGAATGCGCATCTGCACCGGGATCGTCATCTGCGTGCCCTTCGCCAACGGCAGGCCGCCGCGCGCACGGCTCCACTGGACGGTGGTCCGGTTGGCCGCATCAGTCATCACTTGCGTGACGCGCATCGTCGCGGGGCCGGCGGGGTAGGGGGCGAGCACCTGCGTGCTCGCGCCAAGCACGCCGTCGACCGCCGCCGCCGTCGTATCGCCTGTCAGGTTCTGCGCGACGAGATCGGCAAGCGCGCGTGTCGCGATCGTCACCTTGCGATTGCAGGCGATCGCATCCTGCAATTGGAGCGTCCCGTAATAAAGAGTGAGCGCGACCGGCAGCACAAGCGCGAATTCGACCAGCGCTGTGCCCGATCGTTCGGCGCGCAGCCGGCACAATGCGGCGATCATTGATACGCCTCCGATTTTCCGACCGACGTTGCCACCAGCAGGCGAGAGCGCTTGCCCCGGTTGGCCAGCAGCACCAGCGGATCCGCCTCGATCGGCCAGGGATACATCAGGCGCACGAGAACAATGGCGCCCCCTGAGCCCAGATCGTAGGCGAAATTGTTCGTGACCTTTCCGGTCGAATCGTACGTCAGCGTCGGCACCGCACTGTCGATCGTCCCCCAAGTCGCGGCGCTCTTCACCTCGACCAGCAGGTTCGCGCATTTGAGGAATGTCGGCAGTGCCGCGCACGCGGCCTTCCGATAGCGCTCGGCGAGTTCGGCGTCGGTCATGCCAAGCGTCCGTCCGGTAGCGTCGGCGAGCTGTGCTTTGCCGGTGATGACGCTTCGCGCCGAAGCCTCCACGCCGGTCTCGAGCGCCTCCGCGGCGAAATAGACGAGGCTGGTCTGCAAGATCGCCAGCATCAGCGCGATGAACGGGATCGCGACGAACGCGAATTCGACGATCACGGCGCCGCGTCGGTCGCGAAACAGGTGCAGCGCGCGCTGGGCGAAAAGGCGATGAAAAAGGTTCATTCCGGCTCGATCGTCGCCACCAATGCCGGTCAACCGTTAAGATTCGGCCAACTGACGATCAAAAGGCGGGAAGCGAGCGGAAAGGAATCAACCAGGTTGGACTGGTATGTTTGACAGCGTCGCATAGTGCAAAGCTATTGCTATGATGGAACGTCGATGCGCTTTTTCCGGTTAGCGCAGAACTTTGCGTACAGATCGATTGAATTGGTGGAGGGCAAACTTCGTTTTTTCTGATCGTGCGTACCAGCATCGCGTTGTCGCGTTGGCATCGTCCTGTGCGGCAAGTAGTTGGCGCGACATCGAGTAGCGGAACATTAATCGGATTGCGACGTTCGGCCGTTAGGCCGGCGCTTCGGGGCATGCCCACCTCTCGCGCGGGACATAGATGACCGATACGACGACCGAAACGCCGCCGGGCGGGCCGCCGCCCCATCTACCCGGCCATGCCAATCACGACATGACCGACGACAGCAACAGCATCTTCTTTGCCGCGGTGAAGACGACGCGGATGCCGATGATCGTCACCGATCCAAACCAGCCGGACAATCCGATCGTCTTCGCCAACCCGGCGTTCGTCAACATGACGGGTTATGACTGGGACGAACTGGTCGGGCGCAATTGCCGGTTGCTCCAGGGCCCCGATACCGATCGCGAGACGGTGGCGGAGGTGCGCCGCGCTGTCCAGCGCCGGCAGGAAACGTCGGTCGAAATCCTCAATTACAAGAAGAACGGCGCGGCGTTCTGGAACGCGCTATTCATCTCGCCGGTATTCGATTCGGACAATCGGCTGATCTATTTCTTCGCCTCCCAGCTCGACGTGACACGGCGTCGCGATGCGGAGGAAGGCCTGCGGCAGGCGCAGAAGATGGAGGCGGTCGGCCAACTGACCGGCGGGGTGGCGCACGACTTCAACAATCTGCTGACGGTGATCCAGGGCTTCGGCGACGTGCTGAAACATCAGATCGAAAGCGACGGCGATTTCGATCGTCGAAGGGCGGCGCGGTCGATCAACGCGGTGCTGCAGGCGGCGGAACGCGGCGCAACGCTGACGCAGCAGCTGCTCGCCTTTTCCCGCCGGCAGAAGCTGCAGGGGCGCGTGATCAATATCGTCGACCTGATCGACGAGCTGCAGCCGCTGATCGAGCGGACCGCGGGCGGGCTCGTCAAGGTGGAGATCACGCATCAGGAGACGACCTGCAACGCGCGGATCGATCCGACGCAGGCGGAACTCGCGATCATCAATATCCTCCTCAACGCGCGCGATGCGATGCCCAACGGCGGCAGGATCCTGATCGACGTGCGCAATCGATCGATCGACGTGGCCGACAAGGGCTTCGGCGAGATCGAGGCGGGCAATTACGTATCGGTGACGATCACCGACGAGGGCGTCGGCATGTCGCCGGACGTGCTGAAGCGCGTGACCGAGCCGTTTTTCACCACCAAAGATCAGGGCAAGGGCACGGGCCTCGGCCTTTCCATGGTGTACGGGTTCGTCAAGCAATCGGGCGGGTCGCTCGAACTCCAGTCGGAAGAAGGTAACGGCACCACGGTACGCATGCTGTTTCCGTGCGAGACGGCACAGGTCGATCCGGTCCACGAGCGCGTCCAGCGCTCGCTGGCCGACAAGCGCGGCAGCGAAACGGTGCTGATCGTCGAGGATCAGATCGATGTCGGAGACTATGCCGAAACCGTGCTTGCCGAATTCGGCTACACCGTGCTGCGCGCGGAGAACGCGAACGAGGCGCTGGCGCTGCTCGACGGCGCAGGCCAGATCGATCTGCTGTTCAGTGATCTGATCATGCCCGGCGGCATGAACGGCGTGATGCTGGCACGCGAGGTGAAGCGGCGTCGCCCCAAGATGCGCGTGCTGCTGACCACCGGTTACGCCGAATCCTCGATCGAGCGGGTGGATGCGCGCGGGGCGGAATTCGAGCTGATCCAGAAGCCCTACAAGCGCAGCGAGCTCGCCACCAAGGTGCGGCAGGTGATCGAAGGCCCGACCGGGATCGGAACGCACGGCGGGTAATGCGGGGCGTTGCACCCCCGATTGCCGCCGCGACCAACATGGATTAGAGTGTTCCCGCTTTGGACCGCCAACCGCTTGCTCCCACGCCCGTAGAGCCGTTCGAACCGTCGCCTGAAACCGGTGCGGCGATTGCGGCATTCGCTGCCGGCCTCGACAGCGGCGATCCGATGCAGATCGGCTTCGTGATGACGCCCGTCGCGATGGTCGTCGTCGATCCGACGCTGCCCGATAGCCCGCTGATCTTCGTCAATCGCGCGTTCGAGCGGTTGACCGGATTTCCCGCCAGTGAGGTTCTCGGGCGCAACTGCCGCTTCATGCAGGGACCGCTGACCAATCCCGACGATGTCGCGCGGCTGAAGGACGCCATTGCGCGGCGCGAGCCGATCGAGCTCGATTTGCTGAACCATCGGCGGGACGGTACGCCGTTCTGGAACCGGCTGATGGTCGCGCCGGTGTTTCGCGACGACGGATCCTTGCGCTATTTCGTCGCCTCGCAGATCGACGTCACGATCGAGCGGCACCGTGTGCACAAGCTCGAGCAGGATCGCGAGGCGCTCGCCGACGAGGTGGCGCAGCGCGACGCCGATCTCGCGGCGCACAACGCCCGGCTGCGGCTGGCACTGAAGGCCGGCGCGCTCGGCACCTGGACGCTCGATCTGCCCGAGCAGGTGCTGACGGCGTCGTCGGGGTGCAAGCGCGTGTTCGGCCGGCCGCTGGCAGCGCCGTTCACCTACGACGACCTGCTGACGGCGATCCACCCCGACGACCTTCCGGCAATGCAGGCGGCGGTGCGTCGGACGATCGAGCATGGCGCGCCGTACGAGATCGAATATCGCATCCTGACACCGGGGGGAGAGCAGCGCTGGGTGCTGGTGCAGGGCGAACTGCAGTATCGCGCCGACGGAACGCCGCTATCGATGGCGGGCTTCTCGACCGACATCTCCCAGCGCAAGTTCGCCGAGGAGCATCGCGCGGTGCTGGCGCGCGAGCTGACGCATCGCGTCAAGAATACGCTCGCCACCGTCAACGCGGTGGTCAGCCAGACCCTGCGCGACGCCGCGTCGATCGAGGATGCGGCGGCGACGATATCCGGGCGTATCGCGAGCCTCGGCGCGGCGCAGGAGCTGCTGATCCAGGACGAGGTGGAGGGGGCGGCGATCGGCGACATCGTCGAGAAGGCGCTGCTGCCGTTTCGCGACCGCGACGGCGCGCGTTTCGCGATCGACGGGCCAGCGGTTCGCCTGTCGCCGGAGATCACGCTCGCGCTCGCGATGGCGCTGCACGAACTGGCGACCAACGCGGTCAAATACGGTGCGCTGTCCGTACCGGAGGGGCGGGTTGCGATCGAATGGTCGATCCGGCGCAAGGAAGGCGGGCGGCGCCTGTTCCTTTGCTGGGGCGAGCACGACGGACCACCGGTTACACCGCCAACCCGCACCGGTTTCGGCACGCGTATGATCGAGCGCGTGCTACGCAAGCACGTGCGGGGCGGCGCGGCGATCCAATATCTCGAAAGCGGCGTGCGCTTCGAGATCGAGGCGCCGGTCTGACTCTATCGGTCCGGTGACGCCGCGTCTGTCAGCAGCCCGGCGTGACGTGCGGTCACTCTACAGGCACTTCGCACCGGATACCGCGTGAATGGATCGCGATCCTATGCGTATCGGCAAGTTGGTAGATTACTGCCCCCCGGCCGGATGATCGCGCCCAGGTGACGATCGATGGGCGCAGGCGTACAGGGCGCCATGCGTTTAGCGACACGAATCCGGGCTTTCCTTGCCGAGGAGGATTGGCAGTTCGCGCCGCACGAGCTGCCGACGATGCCCGGATCGCCGGG carries:
- a CDS encoding TadE/TadG family type IV pilus assembly protein, coding for MTGIGGDDRAGMNLFHRLFAQRALHLFRDRRGAVIVEFAFVAIPFIALMLAILQTSLVYFAAEALETGVEASARSVITGKAQLADATGRTLGMTDAELAERYRKAACAALPTFLKCANLLVEVKSAATWGTIDSAVPTLTYDSTGKVTNNFAYDLGSGGAIVLVRLMYPWPIEADPLVLLANRGKRSRLLVATSVGKSEAYQ
- a CDS encoding histidine kinase famiy protein, translating into MTDTTTETPPGGPPPHLPGHANHDMTDDSNSIFFAAVKTTRMPMIVTDPNQPDNPIVFANPAFVNMTGYDWDELVGRNCRLLQGPDTDRETVAEVRRAVQRRQETSVEILNYKKNGAAFWNALFISPVFDSDNRLIYFFASQLDVTRRRDAEEGLRQAQKMEAVGQLTGGVAHDFNNLLTVIQGFGDVLKHQIESDGDFDRRRAARSINAVLQAAERGATLTQQLLAFSRRQKLQGRVINIVDLIDELQPLIERTAGGLVKVEITHQETTCNARIDPTQAELAIINILLNARDAMPNGGRILIDVRNRSIDVADKGFGEIEAGNYVSVTITDEGVGMSPDVLKRVTEPFFTTKDQGKGTGLGLSMVYGFVKQSGGSLELQSEEGNGTTVRMLFPCETAQVDPVHERVQRSLADKRGSETVLIVEDQIDVGDYAETVLAEFGYTVLRAENANEALALLDGAGQIDLLFSDLIMPGGMNGVMLAREVKRRRPKMRVLLTTGYAESSIERVDARGAEFELIQKPYKRSELATKVRQVIEGPTGIGTHGG
- a CDS encoding PAS domain-containing protein encodes the protein MDRQPLAPTPVEPFEPSPETGAAIAAFAAGLDSGDPMQIGFVMTPVAMVVVDPTLPDSPLIFVNRAFERLTGFPASEVLGRNCRFMQGPLTNPDDVARLKDAIARREPIELDLLNHRRDGTPFWNRLMVAPVFRDDGSLRYFVASQIDVTIERHRVHKLEQDREALADEVAQRDADLAAHNARLRLALKAGALGTWTLDLPEQVLTASSGCKRVFGRPLAAPFTYDDLLTAIHPDDLPAMQAAVRRTIEHGAPYEIEYRILTPGGEQRWVLVQGELQYRADGTPLSMAGFSTDISQRKFAEEHRAVLARELTHRVKNTLATVNAVVSQTLRDAASIEDAAATISGRIASLGAAQELLIQDEVEGAAIGDIVEKALLPFRDRDGARFAIDGPAVRLSPEITLALAMALHELATNAVKYGALSVPEGRVAIEWSIRRKEGGRRLFLCWGEHDGPPVTPPTRTGFGTRMIERVLRKHVRGGAAIQYLESGVRFEIEAPV